From Solanum stenotomum isolate F172 chromosome 2, ASM1918654v1, whole genome shotgun sequence:
ATCTCATTTGTGAGCAAAATTTTTTGAAGGAGTTAAGTGAAATGTGGGGTGGATTGGCTAATGATTCTTCACCAGGAGGGGTTGGATTAATTAGAGTTTTGTGTTATAATAAAGACGGAAGAAGATGCATAGCTGAATCAAAGGATGTAATCAAGAATCTTTGTAATCTTTCAAGATCTTCAGATGATTGGCAATATATGGGAATAGATTGTCTACTTCTACTTCTCGCCGATTCAGGTATGCTAAATTAAATTATGtgatcatctcatctaaaagttttaACCGTCAGCTTATCTAACAACTTAAGTAGTTAGAGAACATGTGAtgttaataatttgctattatatTATATCTCAACAGGTACAAGGTACAAAGTTCTTCAAGTGGCTTCCATGTGTCTTGTTGATTTAATTGAACTTAGGACTCTTGGAGGTAGATCAAATGTTGGTAATACAATCACAAGAACTCTTCTTGCAGATTTCAAACAAAGAAAGGTAATGATAATTACTTAATAGTATTATGTCTCAACACGCCCCTAATGTataaatttgtgtttttttttcacGGGTCAAATGAGTGAAAATATTTCTATCTTGTAGGTGGTGATGAGATTTGAACTCAGGATCTTTTGCCTATTTTGATACCATTTTAAATTACCATgtcatttaaaaattaaaatagtgaACACATGTAGTACGTTTAATtacatattaattatattatgtctCAACAGGTGAAAATCAAGAATATCGGTGTTCAAAAAGTGCTTGAAGAAATATGGGGTTTGAAAGTAGATAGGAAGAAAAGGGAGCAAAATATGAGTGATGAGAAACTTGAAGAGAAAAGGGTAATGGTGAGTTTGATGAAACAAGAAGGGAACAATAGTTTTTGGTTAGGGAAAATTGAAGAAGCAATGATGAAATATAGTGAGGCTTTGGAGTTATGTCCATTAAGATttagaaaagaaagaattgtGCTTTATAGCAATAGAGCACAATGTAAATTGTTATTAGGAGAGGCTAATGATGCAATTAGTGATACAACTAAAGCTTTATCACTTTCATCTCCAACTAATTCACATGCCAAAAGCCTTTGGAGAAGATCACAAGCATATGATATGAAAGGATTAGCTAAAGAGAGCTTGATGGATTGTATTATGTTTGTTAATTGTTGCTTTAAAATGGATtattcttcatcatcatcatcatcatcatcaatgaagaaaaatatgagAATCCCTTATTATGCTGTTAGAATGATCAACAAACAAATGGAGTCAACTTGGTTATTTAAAAATGCACAATTGAAGACTTTTGTTGATCTTAGTGAAAAAACAAATCAACCACATGATGTCATGAGAGCTACAAGAATTCTATTGCAAAAGAAGGGTTTCATTGAAGGTATGTTTCAAGATTTTGTGTTGTagaaagtattatatatgtaagTACCATCAAAGTTTAACTTATATGCACTGACAATGTGTAACTTTCTTACAACGTCCTTCTTATAAAGTGATCTGCAACGATATTATATATAAGCCTAATTCTATAACCCTAGAAAATAAAGTAGATAACATGTAGTGATagttaaaatcattttatactgtcagtgtatataaattaaattttgtaccATCTTAAGCTAATTTAGTAGTCCAAATTAACTCTTTTTTTGGGAAGCTTTTCAAATTTATCATGTCTAAGTGACATTATTTTCTTATGTGTATGTGAACCCCTTAtcctatatatatttttttccagGACTTTCCAGTATATCAGAAGAACCTCAGTTGATTGAAAAGGGTGAAATTAGTAGGAAAAATCTGGTAATTAAGGACAGGGAAAGACAGAAAAATGTATTCACTCAGTCAGTGTAGTGAAACTAGACATAGTTAATTCCCTTGTTATATTAATCATAGGATTAAAAAATTTGCCCACTTCCAATATATATCTCGAATATGATCATTTAAGAAATGTACTCCTTTCTTATTGTTTctttattaatatatacaattttgGTCTTTATATTCATTCATCTAGTTACAAGAGATATATCACCAAAAAAGTTACGGTGGAGTAGTAACTAGTAAGTACTAAGGTGGAGTCAAGGTAACGTAAGAGGGTTTCGAataattacaatatattttgaACTCTTTTGGTAAAAATCAGCTAAGGTATTGAATTTTCTTAGTAATTTTGTCATGTGTTtacctttttatattttgaaccctCTTCGTAAATTTTTCGACTCTGGGACTAGAAAGTACTCATCatccatttttaatttaaaggtCACAAATTCGAGTCGTAGATATGTAATCGTCTTTGATAGAAAACACTTTACACCAAACATGAGACGTCTCGATGTgaaacaaatatatcaaaaagaaaaatacttgAAAGATTGCTGAGTGGACACGATAGAATTGGAAAATAATGAAGTAAACAAATTTAGTTTGTGTACCAGAAACAATATATTTTGTTCTGAAGAAGTTGTGATGAGGAATGAGTGGGAAGGACCACATATCCACATTGTATTTatttagtattaattaattacttgtgGAATTTCAGCTaatcaaaatgaattaagagtaactaattaatttttcttttagtgATATCCAAACAATTAATCCACTATTTTTGTTTGATCTTGTCTTTTAGTACATACTTGATTAATTCGTTATTAGCTGATTCACCACCTTCTGCCAATTTGGAGCATCTACTCTActacaacacaacaacatatccGGTGATAACTCCGCAAGTGaagttttttttaagaaatggtATGTGCGCAATCATATTTTTACCTTATAAAAATAGAGaggttatattttttatagactCTCGACTCAAATAAACATATCAGAAATCATGTAGGTAAAACTAGCCATCTAATCTAAAAGgattcattttatatatataaaagaactTGAAAtgatcaataattttatttatttttctagtaACTTTGCTTCGATTAACTtctcttttgagtcaaagtttatcaaaaataatatctatattttataaGATAGTGCAATAAG
This genomic window contains:
- the LOC125855592 gene encoding uncharacterized protein LOC125855592, which produces MNISLKKKEKVPITTMPSLDEKCCYNNSLGCFFCIMKETNSSIRSNEIKNYFKKMHLIDEDQELVLVLSGLWTMAMSQPNDKELPSLGIFECMSSLINKGINQKSWLQKNQNIYIPYYASHIIGSYTMNNVEFAIKALDCGVLVPLLDLLRGKMTWVEQRVAIRAIGHLASYEKTFKSVAIYEEEIVELAMNLASTCLEVVYKEFVGVKDLNMRLKYHCDLLTRGVGGLEMENSKAEEWASQLQCWSLHLLNCFAIKERCLNLICEQNFLKELSEMWGGLANDSSPGGVGLIRVLCYNKDGRRCIAESKDVIKNLCNLSRSSDDWQYMGIDCLLLLLADSGTRYKVLQVASMCLVDLIELRTLGGRSNVGNTITRTLLADFKQRKVKIKNIGVQKVLEEIWGLKVDRKKREQNMSDEKLEEKRVMVSLMKQEGNNSFWLGKIEEAMMKYSEALELCPLRFRKERIVLYSNRAQCKLLLGEANDAISDTTKALSLSSPTNSHAKSLWRRSQAYDMKGLAKESLMDCIMFVNCCFKMDYSSSSSSSSSMKKNMRIPYYAVRMINKQMESTWLFKNAQLKTFVDLSEKTNQPHDVMRATRILLQKKGFIEGLSSISEEPQLIEKGEISRKNLVIKDRERQKNVFTQSV